The Gemmatimonadota bacterium nucleotide sequence GATCGCGTCGATGGATTCGGGAATCGTGACCGACTCCTGCGGAAGATGGATACCGAACATGATGTCGCGTCCGGACTTCACGAAAGTGTCCTCCCACACGGGTACTTCGTAGATGTCGCCCCGCGGCCGCCCCAGGTCACGTGCGTACTTGAAGATCGAAGCGTTGCCGAGAAACCCCTCGTCGGTGGAGATCAGCCGGATCCGGTCGTGGGCCGCGAACAGCGCCTTGGCCTCATCCACCGAGAGATCCTCCTTCGGTGTCGCAAGCACCGAGATGAAGTGCCCGTGGGTAATCGGGGTATGCACCAGCAGCCCCGTCGCCTCCACGTGGGGCATGATGGTCATCAGATCGACGGCCTGATGATTGGGGGCCTTGTCCACCTGCAGCGCATTCACGATCCCGCGGTGGTAGTCGCCCGGATCGGCGACGCGCCGAACGATCGTGATGGCGACCCGCTCCACACCGACACCCCGGTCCAGGCAGTCGATGGTCCGGATCAGCCCGGTCGTGTTGCAGGACGTCAGTTTGAGAAAATCCTGATTCAAGCCGCTCTCATAGTTGGCGTAGCCATGAAAGAACACATCGGCGATCTCGTCCTTTTCCCCGCCCTGAAAGACGGCCTTCTTGCCGTGTGCCTGATAGAGCACCTTGTTCTGCGCACCGATGCCGCCGGGCGCCGCATCGAGCACGATGTCGACCTGCGGCAGGACATCATCCAGGGTGCCCGACACCGGCACACCGGCCGCTTCGAGCCGCGCCCGGGCCCCGTCGAACGCGGCGTAGAGCTTGTGGGGCATCCCGCGCTCTTTGAGGGCCCGCACCGTGAGGGTCGGCGCTGCGTCCACGACGCCGACAAGCTCCATGTCTCCCTGCAGCTCGACGCCGTCCGCGAGCCGCTGGCCGATGACCCCATAGCCGGAAACCAGAACCTTGATCATGGTTGACCTCGAATGCGCCTGTTCATGGGGCGACATCCGCGCCCCGCCTGAACGGTACGGTAGCATATACCGGCCCGATCCCGGGATGGCGCCGGGATGTCGATGAAGTCAGGTTTCGGTGTACAAAGGTCCAATAAACCTATGATAATCATGATATTAGAAAGCCGGATTGCATCCGGANNNNNNNNNNCGGCGCGTGCTGTAAAGTCGCTTGGCCGTTGGCGTCAGTCATAGGAAGAACAACAATTATGGATCTGATACCGAATAACGGGCCTCATCTGCACATCGTCCTGAATCATCTCCCGATCTATGGATCGATTCTCGCGCTGGGTCTCTTCCTGGCTTCGGTGCACTGGCGGAGCTGGTTTCGTCCCGAGTTCGACCTGAGAAGCTCCGACGTCAAACAGGCCAGCCTCATCGTGTTCGTGCTCCTGGGGATCGTCGCGATCCCGACCTACATCTCCGGGGCGGCGACGCGGTGGGCGTACGAGGGACGCCCCGATGTGGCGATGGACGTGGTCCTGGCCCATCAGGAAGCTGCGCTGATGCAGTTCCTGTTAATGGGGTTGACCGGAAGCATGGCGTGGCTCGCGCTGTGGCAGCGGCGCCGCTTTGCGCAGGTGCACGCCTGGAACCTCTACGCCATCCTGGTGCTTTCGGTGCTTTCGGTCGTGTTTCTGATCAGGACCGGGAGTCTCGGGGGCACCATCGTCCGTCCGGATCTTCATGAAACGGCCGCGTCGGCGGAGGGATCGGGCATCATCGAGCTGATCGAGACGACCATCCAGAGCATCATCTGGGCGTGGCCCTCGATGGAGGCGGCGCATTTCGTCGGTATGGCGGTGGTCTTCGGTGTGGTGTCGATCATCGGGCTGCGCGCGCTCGGCATCGCCAGGAGCATCCCGTTCTCCGCCCTGCACCGGCTGCTGCCGCTGGGCGCGCTGGGACTGGCCGTCAACATCGTGACCGGCATGTTCTTCTTCATCGCCGATTCGGGGCGCTACGTCGCCATGGACGGTTTTCCGCCCAAGATCATCTGGCTGGTCATCGGTGGGCTCGCGATCCTGTATTTCACCATCTTCGATGAGATCTGGGCGGTGAAATCCGGAGACGACGCGCCCGCAACGGCCAAGGTCATGGCTGCCGTGACGATGGTCTCGTGGGCCTGCGTGCTGGTGTTCGGTCGCTTGCTGCCGTACTACGGAGACGGAGGCTAACGGATGGGTTTCGTAATCGCGCTTCTTTTCGTGGTCGGCGTACTGGCTGTGGTCGTGGGATTGACCTATTGGATCGACAGGGATGCCGACAGCAGCGATAGCGCGTAAGAGGGAGTACTCATGAGTTTCCTAAGCTGGATGGAAACGACGGCCTACT carries:
- a CDS encoding type II glyceraldehyde-3-phosphate dehydrogenase, translating into MIKVLVSGYGVIGQRLADGVELQGDMELVGVVDAAPTLTVRALKERGMPHKLYAAFDGARARLEAAGVPVSGTLDDVLPQVDIVLDAAPGGIGAQNKVLYQAHGKKAVFQGGEKDEIADVFFHGYANYESGLNQDFLKLTSCNTTGLIRTIDCLDRGVGVERVAITIVRRVADPGDYHRGIVNALQVDKAPNHQAVDLMTIMPHVEATGLLVHTPITHGHFISVLATPKEDLSVDEAKALFAAHDRIRLISTDEGFLGNASIFKYARDLGRPRGDIYEVPVWEDTFVKSGRDIMFGIHLPQESVTIPESIDAI